One Paenibacillus crassostreae DNA segment encodes these proteins:
- the fliY gene encoding flagellar motor switch phosphatase FliY, which produces MTSKDYLSQEEIDALLRQSESDDAGENSGVTVDDFLTPLEQDALGEIGNITFGSAATALSTLLGKKVDITTPGVSIITRSQFEEAFPKPHVAVHVTYVDGFEGINSLVIKTRDAQVIADLMLGGEGDPKDEELNEIHVSAVQEAMNQMMGSSATSMSTLFNRFVNISPPGIDILDMSSGEGVNSLPEEETLIRISFRLTIGDLIDSTIMQLLPVQFAKDMVRILVNGEDEPALVEKEVVTAPVQAVVDQSGVGHVNTGVHNQTSTEAPPNGFGQQQNMPYPGPPYQGMPGNDPNQQMQYATPPQHYGAPNRNVNVQSVQFANLQTAPYQQVDHNNLELLMDIPLKVTVELGRTHKQIKDILELSQGSIIELDKLAGEPVDILVNNKMVAKGEVVVIDENFGVRVIDIVSQWDRLQKLQ; this is translated from the coding sequence ATGACGAGTAAAGATTATTTATCTCAAGAAGAAATAGATGCGTTACTAAGACAATCGGAATCAGATGATGCAGGTGAAAATAGTGGAGTGACGGTTGATGATTTTTTAACGCCACTTGAACAGGATGCTTTGGGCGAGATTGGAAATATTACTTTTGGTAGTGCAGCAACAGCTCTTTCAACATTACTAGGGAAAAAGGTTGATATAACAACACCAGGAGTATCTATTATTACCCGTTCTCAATTTGAAGAAGCATTCCCTAAACCTCATGTTGCTGTACACGTTACGTATGTGGATGGGTTTGAGGGTATTAATTCACTTGTTATTAAAACTAGGGATGCACAAGTCATTGCCGATCTGATGCTTGGTGGTGAGGGTGACCCGAAAGATGAAGAGTTAAATGAAATTCATGTTAGTGCTGTTCAGGAAGCTATGAATCAGATGATGGGTTCATCTGCAACATCGATGTCCACATTATTTAATAGATTTGTAAATATTTCTCCTCCTGGAATAGATATATTAGATATGTCAAGTGGCGAAGGAGTGAATAGTTTACCAGAAGAAGAAACGTTGATCAGAATATCATTTCGATTAACCATTGGTGATTTAATTGATTCTACGATTATGCAACTCCTTCCAGTCCAATTTGCTAAGGATATGGTTAGAATCCTTGTTAATGGAGAAGATGAGCCTGCCCTTGTTGAAAAAGAAGTCGTAACAGCCCCTGTACAAGCCGTTGTTGATCAATCCGGTGTTGGTCATGTGAATACAGGTGTACATAATCAAACGTCTACAGAAGCACCTCCTAATGGTTTTGGGCAACAACAGAATATGCCGTATCCTGGTCCTCCATATCAAGGAATGCCTGGTAATGATCCGAATCAACAAATGCAATACGCAACGCCTCCGCAGCATTATGGAGCGCCTAATCGTAATGTAAATGTTCAATCAGTTCAATTTGCTAATCTACAAACTGCTCCTTATCAACAGGTAGATCATAACAATTTAGAATTATTGATGGACATACCACTCAAAGTCACCGTAGAATTAGGAAGGACCCATAAACAGATAAAGGATATACTTGAATTGTCTCAAGGTTCGATCATCGAACTTGATAAGCTTGCAGGTGAACCAGTTGATATTCTAGTGAATAACAAAATGGTAGCCAAAGGTGAAGTTGTTGTTATCGATGAAAACTTTGGTGTACGTGTGATAGATATTGTTAGTCAATGGGACCGTCTACAGAAATTACAATAA
- a CDS encoding response regulator: MANRILIVDDAAFMRMMIRDILTKNGFEVVGEAQDGAQAIEKFKELRPDLITMDITMPEMDGIAALKEIKKIDPSAKVIMCSAMGQQAMVIDAIQAGAKDFIVKPFQTDRVVEAINKTLGI; this comes from the coding sequence ATGGCAAATCGAATTCTTATCGTGGATGATGCAGCTTTTATGAGAATGATGATCCGTGATATCTTGACAAAAAATGGTTTTGAAGTAGTTGGTGAGGCTCAAGATGGTGCGCAAGCAATAGAGAAGTTCAAGGAATTACGTCCTGATTTAATCACAATGGATATTACAATGCCTGAAATGGATGGTATTGCGGCTCTAAAGGAAATTAAAAAGATTGATCCTAGTGCAAAAGTTATCATGTGTTCAGCTATGGGTCAGCAAGCTATGGTTATTGACGCCATTCAAGCAGGAGCGAAAGACTTTATTGTGAAACCTTTCCAAACAGATCGTGTTGTTGAAGCAATTAATAAAACATTGGGCATATAG
- a CDS encoding flagellar biosynthetic protein FliO: MGSTMLAVEPPNDSVNYGLNLMYVIIVLAVIVVLIIGLIRFLGTKNKSWFSNPMIRILGGVGLGPNKTLQVIEIGNVVYLVGVGEDISLIDKISDRDEVATILAALQDDAVGNRNLLSPFINKLVRKIRRVETPLEVEVESDISFHEVFDSKIRRMSNRKDKMEELLREDNNTDRLRDL, translated from the coding sequence ATGGGTAGTACCATGCTAGCTGTAGAACCTCCTAATGACAGTGTTAACTATGGATTAAATCTTATGTATGTGATCATTGTTCTGGCTGTAATCGTTGTACTTATTATCGGATTGATCCGATTCTTGGGTACTAAGAATAAGTCATGGTTCAGTAATCCAATGATCCGGATTCTTGGTGGAGTAGGTCTTGGACCAAACAAAACCCTCCAAGTAATCGAAATCGGTAATGTTGTATATTTGGTTGGGGTTGGTGAGGATATAAGTCTTATCGATAAAATCTCGGACCGTGATGAAGTTGCTACGATATTAGCAGCACTTCAGGATGACGCCGTTGGGAACCGTAACTTATTATCACCTTTCATAAATAAATTAGTTCGAAAAATTCGGAGAGTTGAAACACCCCTAGAAGTTGAAGTTGAGAGTGATATTTCCTTTCATGAGGTGTTTGACTCTAAGATTCGCCGGATGTCTAATCGAAAAGACAAGATGGAAGAACTGCTCCGAGAGGACAATAATACAGATCGGTTGAGGGATCTATGA